The Prinia subflava isolate CZ2003 ecotype Zambia chromosome 21, Cam_Psub_1.2, whole genome shotgun sequence genome window below encodes:
- the DHRS3 gene encoding short-chain dehydrogenase/reductase 3: protein MKGIAFLSLSPWFCGGLEENFAWEKRMMWKWLGALLLFPVQMVYLVVKAAVCLVLPPKLRDLSRENVLVTGGGRGIGRHLAREFARRGVKKIILWGRTEKCLKETTEEIRMMGTECHYFICDVGNREEVYRQAKAVREKVGDITILVNNAAVVHGKSLMDSDDDALLKSQHINTLGQFWTTKAFLPRMLELQNGHIVCLNSVLALSAIPGAIDYCTSKASSFAFMESLTLGLLDCPGVNATTVLPFHTSTEMFQGMRIRFPSLFPPLKPETVARRTVEAVQMNQAFLLLPWTMHVLVILKSILPQAALEEIHKFSGSYTCMNTFKGRT from the exons ATGAAGGgtattgcttttctttctctgtcacCTTGGTTTTGTGGAGGTTTGGAAGAGAActttgcctgggagaagaggatGATGTGGAAGTGGCTGGGcgccctgctgctgttcccgGTGCAGATGGTGTACCTGGTGGTGAAAGCTGCCGTGTGCCTGGTGCTGCCACCCAAGCTGCGAGACCTGTCCCGGGAGAACGTGCTGGTCACCGGCGGGGGCAGGGGCATCGGCCGCCACCTGGCCCGGGAATTCGCCAGGAGAGGAGTCAAGAAG ATCATCCTGTGGGGTCGGACTGAGAAATGCCTGAAGGAGACCACGGAGGAGATCAGGATGATGGGGACAGAGTGCCACTACTTCATCTGTGACGTGGGAAATCGGGAGGAGGTCTATCGGCAAGCCAAGGCCGTGCGGGAAAAG GTGGGTGACATCACCATCCTGGTGAACAATGCTGCTGTGGTCCATGGGAAGAGCCTGATGGACAGCGACGATGATGCCCTGCTCAAATCCCAGCACATCAACACCCTGGGACAGTTCTGG ACCACCAAAGCATTCCTGCCAAggatgctggagctgcagaacgGGCACATTGTTTGCCTGAACTCTGTCCTGGCCTTGTCAGCCATCCCTGGGGCCATTGACTATTGCACCTCCAAAGCCTCATCCTTTGCTTTCATGGAGAGCCTgaccctggggctgctggactGTCCTGGAGTGAATGCCACCACAGTCCTGCCCTTCCACACCAGCACAGAGATGTTCCAGGGCATGAGAATCAG gttCCCTagtctttttcctcctctcaagCCAGAGACAGTGGCGAGGAGGACGGTAGAAGCTGTCCAGATGAATCAAGCCTTCCTGCTCCTTCCATGGACAATGCATGTTCTTGTTATCCTGAAAAG CATTCTCCCCCAGGCAGCACTTGAAGAAATCCACAAGTTTTCTGGGAGCTACACCTGCATGAACACTTTTAAAGGACGAACATAG